The DNA region AGACTAGATGAACTTATAGAAAAATATGAGGAGAAAGTAATAGGAACCAAAATTCATAAAGAGTGGTTTCCTCTTTTAATAAAGCTTATAAATGCAAAAGATAAACTTTCTGTACAGGTACATCCAAATGATACTTATGCAAAAGAAGTAGAAGGTGAAATGGGAAAAACAGAAGTTTGGTACGTGGTGGAGGCTTTTGAAGGAGCTAATTTGGTAGTGGGAACAAAAGAACACTGTACCAAAGAAGAGTTTCAAAAGGCTGTGGAAAATGGAAACTTAGACAAATATATGAACAGAATACCTGTTAAAAAAGGAGAGGTTTACTTTGTAAAAAGTGGACTTATCCATGCCATAGGAGAAGGAGTTATAATAGCTGAAATACAGCAAAACAGTGATACTACATACAGAGTCTATGACTACAACAGAGGAAGAGAGCTACACATAGAAAAAGCTCTAGATGTTATAGACTTAAACTTACAAGGAAAGAAAAGAGACGGAATAAAAGTTAAAAAAGAAGGGTATGAAAAGACCTATTTATGCCTTTGCAAAGATTTCTCTTTAGAGTTATATAATATAGAAAAACAATGTATGGAAAAAAGTAATGAAGAAAGATTTTTTGCTTTTACCTGTGTAGAAGGTAATGGAGAAATATTATATAAAGAAGGAAAAGAAAACATAAAACAAGGAGATAGCATTTTAATACCTGCTTTCCTTGGGGATTACACTTTAAAGGGGAAAATGAAACTTTTAAAAAGTTATCTTCCAAATATAGAAGAAGTAGAAAAAGAAATTTTAACAGAAATAGAGTAGAAAAAAGTATCATAAACCCCTATAGAATATGGTTACTTTCATACAATTATGTTAAAATTGAGATATAAGGTAAAATAAAATAGAATTTTTATGAAAACATAGGAAAAGTATTTGAAAATTATTAATTCCTAATATTCAGAAAAATTCAAAAGTGGTATAATAGTACAAATGGGTATTATTTTGGAGGGATTCTATGGTAACTTTTATAATAGTACTAAATGTAATTTTGGCTATTATATGTGCTACTTTTATATTTAAAAAATTTGTATTTCAATTTAAAGGCAGTGATAACGGATTTAAAAATATGGTATATATAGGGTTTTTAATAGTGGCTTTAATTTGCACATTAAACGGCGTATGGCAGGGGAGTGCTACTAAAGGGCAAATGGATTATTTGAAAATTACTAAAGAGATACCCGTAGAGGAAAGAATAATTATAGAATCCCACATAGAATTTGGAAAAAATAGCATTATTATAAGTACTTTGGTTGGATTTGTTTCGCTAGTTGTTAGCTATGGTGTATTTAAAAATATTCAAAAAGAGATAAAGAACAATATAGGAAAACCAAAGAAAAAGTGGCGTTGGGATGAAATAAATGATAAAAAATAAATGTATATATTATATATACAAAAGGGTTTTTCATAGTGATTGGGGTGAAAATTTATGATTGATCTTTTGATGATTTTAAATTTAATTCTTATACTGGTATCCATAGTATTTTTTGTTAGAAGTTTTATAATAAAATATGTAGCTAGCTATAATGATATCAAAAACATATTATTTATAGGACTGATAGTGGCTTGCTTGCTTTTAAGCATAAATGGTGTTGTGAAGTGTGCTGAAGCTAATGAGTTAAAGGAAATAATAAAGCTTCAAGGTGAGTTTTTAGAGGATAGAACTATAAAGATGCTTAATAATAACATAGTGAAAATGATAAAGAGTATGATAAAGACTATATCTATAGGATATGGATGCTTACTAGCAACAATTTTATTGACATTTAACTTTAAAATAGAATTTAAAAGAGAACTGGCAAAGCCAAAGTATAAATGGGATTGGAGCAGAATAATTTTAAAAAGAAATTAAAATATAAACTCACTGCTTTGAAGGTATTCTTTAAAACCACTGCTATTTGTGTGCTTGGTAATTTATAAATTACAAAAAGTTATTGGATATACCAAGAATCTCTCGCTTAGGCGTTATAAATTAAGGGGGAGTTCAACTAGGCATTTGTAGGTTATATCTCTACCCGCAAATGCTTGTTTTGTTTTTAGTTATAATAATTAAAAGTGGGGGAAAATTATGAACGGGGCACAACTTAAATTAATGGCCATAATAATTATGTTAATAGATCACACAGGAGCATTGCTTTTTCCAAAAGTGCGCATTTTAAGAGTCATAGGAAGATTAGCGTTCCCTATTTTTGCTTATTTCATAAGTGAAGGGTATATAAAAACAAGTAATGTTAAAAAATACCAAAAAAGGCTCCTTGTGTTTGCACTTATATCTCAAATACCTTTTTATTTAGCTTTTAAAAATGTACTTTATTTAAATATATTCTTTACGTTATTTTTAGGGCTTTATGCTATAAAAGTTTATGACGAAAAGGGAAGTATAAGTATTATATGGATTATTGGTATTTTGGCACAAATAATTAACACAGACTATGGATTATATGGAGTATTTACTATATACCTTTTTTATAAATACCATGAAGATTTTAAAACTATGGCAAAGAAACAGGTGTTTTTAAATGTAATATTTGTGTCAGTTATATTTTTAATAACTATTTTAAGTGCGTTTAATAAAGGAAAAGATGGCACGTGGATTTTTATGACATTGATAGGAGTGAGTATGCAGGCAGTTTCTCTAGTATCATTATTTTTTATAAAAAGATATAATGGTGAAAGAGGTAGAAGTATGAAATATCTATTTTATGGATTTTATCCTGTGCATCTTATGATATTATGGATGATTAAAAGTATAGTATAATGAATTAGGCACATTCAAATAAATAATAAGTTAGTATGCTAGTTTATTTTTCGTCATACTGCATCAGCAGAACCCGCCCATTATCACCAAAGGCGGAATCTGCTTCCTTGTCTGGCACAAAATATACCAGCATCTTTGATTTGTTATTTTTTTCATGTACCTTAAGTGAAGGAAGGATTAAGATGAGAGCTACTATAAACTTAGAATTAAAACAACCTATAAAGCTACCTATTCAGTACAATCATATAATAAATGGAGCTATATTGAATTGGTTACGAAATGTAGGAGAGAACAAATTTATTCATGATGAAGAATTTAAAAAAAATGTGAAAAATCATAAATTATATACTTTCTCAAAGCTTCAAGGAAAATTTACTATGGACGTTAAGAATAAAAAAATAACTTATTATAGTGGAGTGAATTTACTTATATCTTCTTACGATGATAAATTTCTTTCAAATATAGTAAATTCATTGGTAATGAAGGAAAGTATGAATGTATTAAATCAAGAAATAAAAATAGATAACATAGAAACCTCACTTTATTCTGTAACTGGAGAGGAAATAAGGGTGTATACAAAATCACCTGTAACTGTATATAGTACATTTAAGGAAGAGGAAAAAAACAAAACACGTTATTATAGTCCTTATGAAAAAGAATTCAGCGAAATAATAAGAAAAAATTTAATAAATAAGTATAAATCATATTATGGCAAGTTGCCAGAGGACAACAGATTCTCTATAGAACTTTTAAGTAGGAAAAAACCTAAGGAAAGTGTAATTATATATAGGGGAATAGTGATAAAAGGCTGGAGTGGAGAATTTGTAATGAGGGGCAGTAAAGAGCTTTTAAATTTAGCTTACCAAGCAGGTATAGGAGCTAAAAATTCTCAAGGATTTGGATGCGTAGAACTTATAGAGAACTAAAACCTAGTAATGTAATTATGTTCAGACAGATCAGCGAGTAATGATGTGTAGAAATTATAGGTAGCTAAAACATTTAACAATTTTATATGTAAAATTTGCTGTGAGTTAAAATTTTTTAAAGTTTTAGATTATTGATAATTAAAAAACATAAGTAAAATGACATTTTAGCATTAAAAAATGTGAAA from Haloimpatiens massiliensis includes:
- the cas6 gene encoding CRISPR-associated endoribonuclease Cas6, which encodes MRATINLELKQPIKLPIQYNHIINGAILNWLRNVGENKFIHDEEFKKNVKNHKLYTFSKLQGKFTMDVKNKKITYYSGVNLLISSYDDKFLSNIVNSLVMKESMNVLNQEIKIDNIETSLYSVTGEEIRVYTKSPVTVYSTFKEEEKNKTRYYSPYEKEFSEIIRKNLINKYKSYYGKLPEDNRFSIELLSRKKPKESVIIYRGIVIKGWSGEFVMRGSKELLNLAYQAGIGAKNSQGFGCVELIEN
- a CDS encoding type I phosphomannose isomerase catalytic subunit, translated to MYPLKFENLYYEKIWGGRDFEKFRDNLPEGNIGESWDIACHKNGTSVVANGEFKGTRLDELIEKYEEKVIGTKIHKEWFPLLIKLINAKDKLSVQVHPNDTYAKEVEGEMGKTEVWYVVEAFEGANLVVGTKEHCTKEEFQKAVENGNLDKYMNRIPVKKGEVYFVKSGLIHAIGEGVIIAEIQQNSDTTYRVYDYNRGRELHIEKALDVIDLNLQGKKRDGIKVKKEGYEKTYLCLCKDFSLELYNIEKQCMEKSNEERFFAFTCVEGNGEILYKEGKENIKQGDSILIPAFLGDYTLKGKMKLLKSYLPNIEEVEKEILTEIE
- a CDS encoding TraX family protein, encoding MNGAQLKLMAIIIMLIDHTGALLFPKVRILRVIGRLAFPIFAYFISEGYIKTSNVKKYQKRLLVFALISQIPFYLAFKNVLYLNIFFTLFLGLYAIKVYDEKGSISIIWIIGILAQIINTDYGLYGVFTIYLFYKYHEDFKTMAKKQVFLNVIFVSVIFLITILSAFNKGKDGTWIFMTLIGVSMQAVSLVSLFFIKRYNGERGRSMKYLFYGFYPVHLMILWMIKSIV